The Methylomonas montana DNA window CGATCTTAACGTTAAGGCGCGCTATCTCGATCAGGAATTAACGCTAGATCACGCCAGTTTGGCTATATTCGACGGCACGATGGAGTTGATGCCGGGCAAAATACGCTTGGAACAAACGCCCATGCTGTTGACGTTGCGCGTGCATGGCGTGGATCTGTCGCAACTATTGGACAGCCTGCATTACCCGAATATTTCCGGAACCGGCCGTATCGACGGCGAACTGCCCTTGCAGCTAGCCGCCGGAACTATCGACCTGCAAGAAGGCTCCCTCAGCGGGACCCGACCGGGTGTGTTACGCTATGTTGGACCGGCCGACAGCGAGAATATTGCCTTTAAGGCGCTACGAAACCTGGTTTACCAAAATCTGCAAGCCAAGGTAAATTATCGCCCCAATGGCGATTATCATCTGGGCTTGCGTTTGGAAGGCAGTAACCCGGAAGTACTGTCCGGACATCCGCTGGCCTTTAACCTGAATATCAGCGGCCAGCTGCCCGAGCTATTGCGAAAAGGTATTTTAGCCGGCGATTTCGAACGAACTATTTTGGAGCAGGCCACCGCTAAACCGGCAAATGCTAAATCATCGCCAAAGCCACCACCCCCAAAATAGGGAATCAATAAACCAAGCCGCCGCCGGCGGACCGGAGGAATGAATGAACTGGAAAGTTGCAAGCTGCGCGGCCATCATATGCGGCAGCGTCTATCTCACGGGGTGTTCGCCCTCCGTCAAACTGGAAGCGCCGGACAAACCGATTGAAATCAATATGAACGTCAAGATCGAACACGAAATCCGCTTGAAAGTGGAAAAAGACGTAGACGAATTGATCACCAGCCAGAAAGGCCTGTTTTAAAGGAGTCACCGATGAAAAACAAAAAAATGCTGTCCATGTTGGCGCCGCTGTTTCTTGGCTTATGCCTGGTCGCCATGCCGGTTAGTGCCGCCGTCGATCTAGCGACGGCCAAGTCCTCTGGATTGGTGGGCGAACAGATGAATGGTCTCCTGGGCCTGGTTAAACCTGACGCATCCGCCGAGATACAAGCACTGGTTAAAAGCATCAATGCCCAACGTTTAGCCGAGTACCAACGCATTGCCGCTAAGAACGGTGTCGCGGCCGAGGAAGTGGCCCGGCTGACTGCTCAGAAAGTGATAGGGCAAGCCGCGCCGGGACAATTTGTGGAGACACCGTCTGGCTGGGTGCAGCGCTGAATAAAAATAGGCGTTGGTGATCGGGTATTTGGCACTATGGCGGAAACGGCTGACGGTTCTCCGCCCACGCTGAAACAAGCGCGTTTATTCAAAGAAACGACGTAGTGGCTTCGATCCTCCTCCCCTGCAACCTACGGAGCCCCGTCAACACTCAATCAAATTAACCGCCAATCCGCCGCGCGAGGTTTCCTTATATTTGGTTTTCATATCGGCGCCGGTTTCGCGCATGGTCTTGATGACCTTATCCAAAGACACGAAATGGGTGCCGTCGCCACGTAGCGCAATCCGCGCGGCATTGATGGCCTTGACCGAGCCCATCGCATTTCGCTCGATACAAGGCACTTGCACCAAACCGCCGACCGGATCGCAAGTTAAACCCAAATTATGCTCCATGCCGATTTCGGCAGCGTTCTCGACCTGTTCCGGTGTGCCGCCCAGCACTTCGGCTAAAGCGCCAGCCGCCATCGAACAAGCGACGCCGACTTCGCCTTGGCAGCCGACTTCGGCCCCCGACAGCGAAGCGTTTTCTTTATAAAGAATCGCAATCGCCGCAGCCGTCAATAAGAAACGGATCACGCCATCTTCGTTCGCTCCCTCGCAAAACCGCCAATAATAATGCAAGACCGCCGGAATGATGCCCGCCGCACCATTCGTCGGTGCCGTCACTACCCGACCGCCCGAGGCGTTTTCCTCGCTGACCGCCAGCGCGAACAAATTCACCCAATCCAATGTACCGACCGGTACGCCAGGCGTTTGTTGCGGTATTTCGCCGCTCAGTTGTCGATAAAGATTCGCGGACCGGCGCTTCACTTTCATGCCACCCGGCATCACGCCTTCCTGGTGCATACCCCGGTCGACGCAAGCCTGCATGACCCGCCAGATTTTCAGCAAATCCTGACGTATTTGCGCTTCGCTCAACCAAGCCTTTTCATTGCTCATTATCAAGCTGCTGATCGACTTGTTATGCAGGGTGCACAGTTTTAGCATCGCTGCACCAGTTTTGAATGGGTACGGCAGGCAGGTATCGTCATTATTCAAACGATCGGCCGCCGCAATCGCGTCGGTTACCACAAAACCGCCGCCAACCGAATAGTAATCGGCTTGCAACAATTCAGCGCCACCGGCATCGAAGACCGTAAAGCGCATACCGTTCGAATGGTAGGGCAACACCTTGCGCTGAAACAACAAATCGGCTTTTTCATTGAATTGTATCGGGTAGCGCTGTAGCAAACTCACAATCCCTGTATCGCGTATCGTCTGTAGCCGTTGCGGAATCAGATCGGGATCGACCGAATCCGGCGCCTCGCCTTCCAGCCCCAACAATACGGCCTTATCGGTGCCGTGCCCCTTACCGGTTGCGCCGAGAGAGCCGAATAACTCTACCCGCAGACGGGCAACTCGACCGATGATACCCTGTTGCTCCAGATTGCCGACAAAGGTCTTCGCCGCCCGCATGGGCCCCACTGTATGCGAACTGGAAGGTCCAATTCCGATTTTAAAAATATCGAAAACGCTGATAGCCATGCTCGCCCCGCAAAAGTGTAAAAACGCTATCAACCCGGCATCTAGGACAAGCCAAGTTAATCTCACCAATAATCAAGCAATGATCATACCGCGGCTGTTGGGCCAAAGCGGCAGAGATTGGCTTCTTAACTGGATGCCCGTTAAATTTGGGCAGGATCAGAGGCACATTAGGGTTTTGTTCACAGATCAACCCAATTTTTTAATGCCTACAAACTTGTTTTGCGCGGTCAATTCCATTTCAAAATAGCCCTGAATTCCATCCTTGGTCAAATACCGCCTGACGTTCCCGGCCGGAAATGCGATGCGGCGGCCGTCGTCGGCGATCACCGTCACGGTTTTAGCAACGCCTTGGTAAAAGCTTAGATACTGGTCGGAACTCAGATAGAGTTGGAAGCGGATGAATTGATTGGACATGGAAACAACCGCGCCGGCATGGCCGGCGCAGCTAAACAATGAATTAACGGTTGTTTTGCAAGGCTTCGATACGTTCTTCCAACGGCGGATGACTCATAAACAAACGTTGCACGCCGCCGCCGTTGATGCCGAAAGCCGCCAGTTCGCCGGGCAATTGCGCCGGTTCGTGCGAACGCTGTAAAGCCCTTAACGCACCTATCATTTTTTGACGACCGGCCAAGCTGGCACCGCCGGCGTCGGCACGGAATTCGCGGTAACGCGAGAACCACATGACCAACATCGAAGCCAGAATCGACAAGGCGATTTGGGCGACCATCTGGGTGATGTAATAAGCCGGGCCGTAACCGCGCTCGGTTTTAAATACTACTCTGTCCACCACATGGCCGATGATGGTGGCGAAGAAGTACACGAAGGTGTTGACCACACCTTGCATCAAGGCCATCGTGATCATATCGCCGTTAGCGACGTGGCTGATTTCATGGCCGACTACCGCTTCCACTTCGTCGGCGCTCATACTGTGCAGCAGGCCGGTACTGACCGCCACCAGGGCGTTATCGCGGCTGGCGCCGGTGGCAAAGGCGTTGGCTTCGGCGGCGTCGAAAATACCGACTTCCGGCATACCGATGCCGGCTTGTTTCGCTTGTTGGGCGACGATGCCGACCAACCATTGTTCGGTTTGGTTTTGCGGACGGTCGATCACATGCACGCCCATCGCGTTTTTTGCCGACCATTTGGACATGAATAGGGAAATAACCGAACCGGTCATGCCGATCACCGCCGACATGGCCAGCAGGCCTTCCAAATTCAAGTTGACGCCTTGGGCGTCCAACGCCCCTTTCAAGCCTAGTACATTAAATATGATGCTGATCGCAATCATAATGGCCACGTTGGTGGCCAGAAACAGCAATATTCTCATCATGGTGTAACTTTCCTGTGTTGTTATGGTGTGGAAGCAATCTGGGGTGCTGAAAGATTAAATTCAAGGCTATAGAGTGTTAACATCAAGCAAAGTTTACTTGAGGGACATAAAAATGAAAATTATAAAGTCGCTGTTATTGATGCTTGTCGTCGCTCCGTCGTGCCTGGCGGCCAGCCTGGAACAAGAAGCCGTGTTAAAGCAGTTAAAGCTGCCTGCTGGTTTTAATATCAGTATTTTCGCCGACAATATTCCCAATGCCCGGCAGATGGCGCTAGGCGATGACGGCGTAGTGTACGTAGGCTCTCGGCAAGGGCATGTCTATGCGGTGCAAGACAAGGACGGCGACGGCATCGCCGAACAACGCTATCTAATCGCCCAACAGCTCAACCTGCCCAACGGCGTGGCCTATAAGGACGGCTCGCTGTACGTCGCCGAAATCCAACGCATCATTCGCTTCGACAACATCGGCACCCGCCTGACCAATCCTCCACAACCGACCACGGTATTCGACCAACTGCCTTCCGACCGCCACCACGGCTGGAAGTATTTACGTTTCGGCCCGGACGGCAAGCTGTATACCGCGGTCGGCGCACCTTGCAATGTCTGCGACCCGGACAAACCGATCTACGGCTCGTTGATTCGCATGAATGCCGACGGCAGCAATATGGAAATACTGGCGCGCGGCATTCGCAACACGGTGGGATTCGACTGGGAAACGCGTAGCGGCCATCTGTTCTTCAACGACAACGGTCGCGACTATCTAGGCGATGACACCCCGCCCGACGAACTGAACGAATGGAACCAAGTCGGCCAACATTTTGGCTTCCCTTACTGCCACGCCGGCAGCATCGCCGACCCCGATCATGCCGGCGACAAAAAATGCTACAAATTCACCGCCCCGATTTGGAAGTACAAAGCGCATATCGCGCCATTGGGCATGCGTTTTTACACCGGCAAACAGTTTCCCGACACTTATTTCCGGCAACTATTCGTCGCCCAACACGGCTCCTGGAACCGCAGCGAACCGCAAGGCTATCAAGTTAACGTGGTCAAAATCCGCGAAGGCCAACCGTATAACGAACAAACTTTCATCAGCGGCTGGTTGACCGCGCAAGGCACGGTATTGGGACGGCCGAACGACATCGTGCAAATGCGCGACGGCAGCTTACTGATCAGCGACGACAGCTTGGGCGTGATCTACCGGGTGAGCTACGGAAAATGATGGACGAGCAATTCGAAATACTGAACAGCCGCACCGTCTACGCGGGTTTTTTCCGGTTGGAGCAATACACGCTAAAACACACTTTATTCAACGGCGGCTGGAGCTCGCCTCTCACCAGGGAATTGTTCCGGCGCGGCAATTGCGTGGCGGTATTGCTGTACGATCCGAATCGCGACGAAGTCGTCGTCATCGAACAATTCCGGGTCGGCGCGATCCTGCAACCGCAACGGGCCTGGTTACTGGAAATCGTCGCCGGCGCCATCGAGGAAGGCGAGACCGCCGAGGAAGTCGCTTATCGCGAAGCCCGCGAGGAAGCCGGCTGCGAAATTCTCGATCTTATCGAGATACAAAGCTTCTACACCACGCCCGGCGGTTCTTCTGAGTGGCTCACACTATTCTGCGGCCGGGTCGATAGCAGCAAAGTCGGCGGCATCCACGGCCTGAACGAGGAAGACGAAGACATCCGCGTCAATGCGGTCAAATTCGAGGTGGCATTTCAAATGCTGGAAGACGGCAAATTCGAATCCGGCATCCCCATCATCGCCATCCAATGGCTGTACATTCATCGCGGCAAGCTGCGCGAAAATTGGCTAAACAGGGCTACTACCTAAGCTGTAAGGAACCTGCCCTGTCCAGCCATTTAGTGGCTTTTTCGTTGAGCCAGGCTTGGGCGAATTGGTCTTTTTTGATCAGCATATCCAAAAACGCACTGGAAACACTAGCCACGGCAGCGACCTGCTTGTAACCCAAATTGGGATCGTATCGCTGGGCTTTGTCGAACAAGCCACTGGCTGGTTCGCCAGTATTCAACGCTCGACGACGGGCAGCGCCTGTGCCACCCGATTCAACTCCCCCCATGCTTCGCGCCTGCCGTCTCGAACCGCTCAGCCCAAAGCGTCCGCCCAATTCGTTACCCGCCAACAATCGGTGCCCGGCGCCGCGCAACAACAACAGATATTTACCGCCGGCCGGCGCGTGCTCCCAGACAGCCGTCCGCACCGCCGCCGAACTGATCGCATAAGGATCGTTGTCCTCGCTGCCGGTGATCACTAGCATCGGCAAATTCAATTTCTGATACCGGCTGCCGACATTACCCTCCGCCAGGTCCACCGACGGACTCAGCACTATCGCCGCGATGGGCTTGAGTTCATCGCCAATCGGCAAACTGGCATCGAAACGCTCACCGGATACCGCCGCTACGGTTTGCGCGCCCAAATCGTAACCGGCCAGAATCACCTTGGACACATCCGCTGCCGCATACGCTGGCTGATGCAAGCCGGCCCGAATTTTCAGCTGCCGATACGCCCAGAACAAATGCGCCATCCGTTGTTTAAGATTCTCGGTCGCGAAATACTGATGTCCCACGTAACGTAGCTCGCTTTCGCGAGCCGTCCGCGAAGGCTGACGCGGTTTGTTGCCGAACCAACCGCCGCTCTCCGGCTCCCGACGCGGCTCCTCCATGTCATCCACCGGTTCCATGCCTTCTTCGTCTGGCATTTCCAGCGGTTCGTCGAATCTGCGCTCCGCTTCCAACGCCTTCAGTGCCTGACTGATCGCCAAGGGCTGCATGCTGAATACCGCGTAACCGGCCTTGGCCCAGGCCTCCCGCCACAAGCGGCCGGCCCTGGCGTCCTCGCCCAAGCTGGGCAAATAAATAATCAAGGGATAGCTGCCCGGCGCGCTCGGCCCGGTGATTTCCACGTCCAACTCGGTGCCGTCGTGCGTCCAGATATCATGACTGCTATCTATCGCAAAACCGCGTGCCGGTTTATAGACACCGCTGTTCATCGCCTCTTCCAGTTTCTCCAGTTGGCTTTCCTGACTGGGCAAGGATGGCCGCGCGGAACAAGCGCTCAATAACGGCAGACAGCAGACTAACAGCAAGCGGAACGATAGGCGCGATGTAAAACATTGGGGCATGATTTTGCGACTCCGGCAACAAGATAAACTGGAAGGATAGACGATTTATAGTATCGCCCAGACACCGGCAAATCGCCGCTGATAAATTGTAAATTTGGGTAAACAAAAATAGAGCGGGGAACAGCATCTAAATAACTGCCGCTGCTCCCGCCAGACTAGGCAGCGCGGACCCTCAAAAAGCGGCCACCGCGCCGACAAAACCATCGG harbors:
- a CDS encoding YnbE family lipoprotein, which codes for MNWKVASCAAIICGSVYLTGCSPSVKLEAPDKPIEINMNVKIEHEIRLKVEKDVDELITSQKGLF
- a CDS encoding YdbL family protein; the encoded protein is MKNKKMLSMLAPLFLGLCLVAMPVSAAVDLATAKSSGLVGEQMNGLLGLVKPDASAEIQALVKSINAQRLAEYQRIAAKNGVAAEEVARLTAQKVIGQAAPGQFVETPSGWVQR
- a CDS encoding L-serine ammonia-lyase, with the protein product MAISVFDIFKIGIGPSSSHTVGPMRAAKTFVGNLEQQGIIGRVARLRVELFGSLGATGKGHGTDKAVLLGLEGEAPDSVDPDLIPQRLQTIRDTGIVSLLQRYPIQFNEKADLLFQRKVLPYHSNGMRFTVFDAGGAELLQADYYSVGGGFVVTDAIAAADRLNNDDTCLPYPFKTGAAMLKLCTLHNKSISSLIMSNEKAWLSEAQIRQDLLKIWRVMQACVDRGMHQEGVMPGGMKVKRRSANLYRQLSGEIPQQTPGVPVGTLDWVNLFALAVSEENASGGRVVTAPTNGAAGIIPAVLHYYWRFCEGANEDGVIRFLLTAAAIAILYKENASLSGAEVGCQGEVGVACSMAAGALAEVLGGTPEQVENAAEIGMEHNLGLTCDPVGGLVQVPCIERNAMGSVKAINAARIALRGDGTHFVSLDKVIKTMRETGADMKTKYKETSRGGLAVNLIEC
- a CDS encoding DUF2835 domain-containing protein is translated as MSNQFIRFQLYLSSDQYLSFYQGVAKTVTVIADDGRRIAFPAGNVRRYLTKDGIQGYFEMELTAQNKFVGIKKLG
- the htpX gene encoding protease HtpX, yielding MMRILLFLATNVAIMIAISIIFNVLGLKGALDAQGVNLNLEGLLAMSAVIGMTGSVISLFMSKWSAKNAMGVHVIDRPQNQTEQWLVGIVAQQAKQAGIGMPEVGIFDAAEANAFATGASRDNALVAVSTGLLHSMSADEVEAVVGHEISHVANGDMITMALMQGVVNTFVYFFATIIGHVVDRVVFKTERGYGPAYYITQMVAQIALSILASMLVMWFSRYREFRADAGGASLAGRQKMIGALRALQRSHEPAQLPGELAAFGINGGGVQRLFMSHPPLEERIEALQNNR
- a CDS encoding PQQ-dependent sugar dehydrogenase, which encodes MKIIKSLLLMLVVAPSCLAASLEQEAVLKQLKLPAGFNISIFADNIPNARQMALGDDGVVYVGSRQGHVYAVQDKDGDGIAEQRYLIAQQLNLPNGVAYKDGSLYVAEIQRIIRFDNIGTRLTNPPQPTTVFDQLPSDRHHGWKYLRFGPDGKLYTAVGAPCNVCDPDKPIYGSLIRMNADGSNMEILARGIRNTVGFDWETRSGHLFFNDNGRDYLGDDTPPDELNEWNQVGQHFGFPYCHAGSIADPDHAGDKKCYKFTAPIWKYKAHIAPLGMRFYTGKQFPDTYFRQLFVAQHGSWNRSEPQGYQVNVVKIREGQPYNEQTFISGWLTAQGTVLGRPNDIVQMRDGSLLISDDSLGVIYRVSYGK
- a CDS encoding NUDIX domain-containing protein, whose amino-acid sequence is MDEQFEILNSRTVYAGFFRLEQYTLKHTLFNGGWSSPLTRELFRRGNCVAVLLYDPNRDEVVVIEQFRVGAILQPQRAWLLEIVAGAIEEGETAEEVAYREAREEAGCEILDLIEIQSFYTTPGGSSEWLTLFCGRVDSSKVGGIHGLNEEDEDIRVNAVKFEVAFQMLEDGKFESGIPIIAIQWLYIHRGKLRENWLNRATT
- a CDS encoding alpha/beta hydrolase translates to MPQCFTSRLSFRLLLVCCLPLLSACSARPSLPSQESQLEKLEEAMNSGVYKPARGFAIDSSHDIWTHDGTELDVEITGPSAPGSYPLIIYLPSLGEDARAGRLWREAWAKAGYAVFSMQPLAISQALKALEAERRFDEPLEMPDEEGMEPVDDMEEPRREPESGGWFGNKPRQPSRTARESELRYVGHQYFATENLKQRMAHLFWAYRQLKIRAGLHQPAYAAADVSKVILAGYDLGAQTVAAVSGERFDASLPIGDELKPIAAIVLSPSVDLAEGNVGSRYQKLNLPMLVITGSEDNDPYAISSAAVRTAVWEHAPAGGKYLLLLRGAGHRLLAGNELGGRFGLSGSRRQARSMGGVESGGTGAARRRALNTGEPASGLFDKAQRYDPNLGYKQVAAVASVSSAFLDMLIKKDQFAQAWLNEKATKWLDRAGSLQLR